In the genome of Methylophaga nitratireducenticrescens, one region contains:
- a CDS encoding HAD family hydrolase → MKIAENKLFALDFDGVVCDSAIETGLTGWQVATQLWQDMPENMPEQIMIDFRYIRPVMETGFEAILICRLLFEGIKPDLLMTDFTQRIDAILSRDQLDTTDLKKRFGEYRDNWIENDFSGWIKMNPLYPGIGKLLQQIPLSQLFIITTKQERFVQAILQANQIDIIPTHIYGLDRKLKKPQILSNLQQSHPQTTILFIEDRLPTLLDVIRTPSLSTIQLCFATWGYNTTKDLQAALKNPRINTLDTPSLPN, encoded by the coding sequence TTGAAGATCGCAGAAAACAAATTATTTGCTCTGGATTTTGATGGGGTAGTTTGTGATAGTGCGATTGAAACAGGATTAACTGGCTGGCAAGTCGCAACGCAGCTCTGGCAAGATATGCCTGAAAATATGCCTGAGCAAATCATGATCGATTTCCGCTATATCCGACCGGTTATGGAAACCGGTTTTGAAGCCATATTGATTTGTCGGCTATTATTTGAAGGAATAAAACCTGACCTTTTAATGACTGACTTTACCCAACGAATAGACGCTATTCTTTCACGCGATCAGCTTGATACCACGGATTTGAAAAAACGCTTTGGTGAGTACAGGGATAACTGGATTGAAAATGATTTTTCGGGTTGGATAAAAATGAATCCGCTTTATCCGGGTATCGGCAAACTACTGCAGCAAATCCCATTGTCCCAGCTTTTTATCATTACCACCAAGCAGGAACGTTTCGTTCAGGCAATTCTTCAGGCAAACCAGATAGACATTATCCCGACGCATATTTACGGGTTAGATCGCAAATTGAAAAAACCACAAATCCTGAGCAATTTGCAGCAGTCACATCCTCAAACAACCATTTTATTTATTGAAGATCGTCTGCCTACCTTATTGGATGTCATCAGAACGCCATCGTTATCCACTATCCAGTTATGTTTCGCTACCTGGGGTTATAACACGACTAAAGACCTGCAAGCTGCCCTGAAAAATCCACGAATTAACACTTTGGATACACCCTCTTTACCCAACTGA
- a CDS encoding plastocyanin/azurin family copper-binding protein has translation MRHSRSIITLTIIIAIAIFVVAAVSSFISGTSDHYERPSSPDEVLEKMTEAAETTGETTPSEAKTETSEEVSQAAQQEAEALESNAQEEVLDNTNEAVESAIESAKETSKSVSERANEAIAAAENSAAEGRADAEARLAAVEKEAGIAEAAAEVEQATVESKNHTVTAQGLIYNPLVVTIAPGDSVSWTNMSTHNTESLEGLIPEGAEMWVSKMSENYTHTFTQEGIYLYKCTPHFGAGMGGVIIVGEPVNLEQIKNSGAKGAAKRLVKKAVQAAEAM, from the coding sequence ATGCGACATTCCCGATCAATCATTACTTTAACCATCATCATTGCCATAGCTATTTTTGTGGTGGCAGCGGTATCTTCATTTATTTCTGGAACAAGTGATCATTATGAACGCCCAAGCTCTCCAGACGAAGTTCTTGAAAAGATGACTGAAGCTGCTGAGACAACGGGTGAAACTACTCCATCTGAAGCTAAAACAGAGACAAGTGAAGAAGTTTCTCAGGCAGCCCAACAGGAAGCAGAAGCTTTGGAAAGTAATGCCCAGGAAGAGGTATTGGATAATACTAATGAAGCAGTCGAATCCGCTATTGAAAGCGCCAAGGAAACCAGTAAAAGCGTAAGTGAGCGTGCCAATGAAGCGATTGCTGCGGCAGAAAATTCGGCTGCAGAAGGTCGGGCTGATGCTGAAGCAAGACTAGCAGCAGTTGAAAAAGAGGCGGGTATTGCTGAAGCGGCTGCAGAGGTCGAACAGGCTACAGTAGAGTCGAAAAATCATACCGTTACAGCTCAAGGCTTGATTTATAACCCGTTGGTTGTAACAATTGCACCAGGCGACAGTGTTTCATGGACCAATATGAGTACCCATAATACCGAATCGCTGGAAGGTTTGATTCCTGAAGGTGCTGAAATGTGGGTTTCTAAAATGAGTGAAAACTATACTCATACGTTTACGCAAGAAGGCATTTACCTTTATAAATGTACCCCTCATTTTGGCGCTGGAATGGGCGGTGTAATCATTGTTGGTGAACCAGTTAATCTGGAACAGATTAAAAATTCAGGCGCTAAGGGGGCTGCAAAACGTTTGGTTAAGAAAGCGGTACAAGCTGCTGAAGCCATGTAA
- a CDS encoding NADP-dependent isocitrate dehydrogenase — MSKIIYTKVDESPAAATFSLLPIITAFIKAAEISFEISDISLAGRIIATFPDNLTDDQKIPDHLAELGNLTQDPATIIIKLPNISASVPQLKAAIKELKAKGYDLPDYPDNPKTIAEQTIKDRYARVLGSAVNPVLREGNSDRRAPAAVKNYARSHPHYMGQWNVDSATDVAHMQADDFYGCEQSYTSAEQDDYQVSFVDASGKQTILKKSIPIQACEVIDATRMRVRSLQAFYADAIAEAKQKGVLLSLHLKATMMKVSDPIIFGFAVKTYFKELIEKHSALFNELGVDFNNGLGDLYNRLRNVDAVTRTQIEADIEAVYSKQPGLAMVDSNKGITNFHVPSDVIVDASMPAMIRAGGKMWNKDGEQQDTLALIPDRCYAGVYKTVIDDCKANGALDPVSMGSVPNVGLMAQKAEEYGSHDKTFQASADGKMVVTNQRGEIVFEFEVEAGDIFRMCQTKDDPIRDWVKLAVTRARLSNTPAIFWLDQNRAHDAGLISKVYQYLSEHDTDGLDIRILEPVIATQITLDRMRKGEDTISVTGNVLRDYNTDLFPILELGTSAKMLSVVPLMKGGGLFETGAGGTAPRLLDQLIDENHLSWDSLGELMALAASLEHLANTQNNALAKVLADTLDAATGKLLQENKTPKEQTGTLDNRGSHFYLAMFWAQKLAEQGENPVLRKIFTPIAQAMIENEARIIEDLIEVQGKPVEMGGYYLPDDAMMLNIMRPSVTFNQILAELI, encoded by the coding sequence ATGTCGAAAATTATTTATACCAAAGTCGATGAATCTCCCGCTGCAGCAACATTTTCTTTGTTGCCGATTATTACGGCTTTTATCAAGGCCGCAGAGATTAGCTTTGAAATCAGCGATATTTCGTTGGCAGGCAGAATTATCGCCACTTTTCCTGATAATCTGACCGATGATCAGAAAATCCCTGATCACCTCGCTGAGTTAGGCAATCTGACTCAGGATCCGGCAACAATTATTATCAAACTACCGAATATTTCAGCTTCGGTTCCGCAACTGAAAGCAGCGATTAAAGAGCTAAAAGCCAAAGGCTATGACTTGCCGGATTACCCTGACAATCCGAAAACAATTGCAGAACAAACAATCAAAGATCGCTATGCCAGAGTGCTGGGATCAGCTGTAAATCCAGTATTGAGAGAAGGTAATTCGGACCGCCGAGCACCAGCCGCAGTCAAAAATTATGCTCGCAGCCATCCGCATTACATGGGGCAATGGAATGTTGACTCGGCGACAGATGTGGCGCATATGCAAGCTGATGATTTTTATGGCTGTGAGCAATCATATACCTCAGCGGAACAAGATGATTATCAAGTCAGCTTTGTTGATGCCAGCGGTAAGCAGACCATTTTGAAAAAATCGATCCCCATTCAGGCCTGTGAAGTGATCGATGCCACCCGCATGCGTGTCAGAAGCCTGCAGGCCTTTTATGCCGATGCCATTGCCGAAGCCAAGCAGAAAGGGGTGCTGCTGTCGTTGCACCTGAAAGCGACCATGATGAAAGTCTCTGACCCGATCATCTTTGGTTTTGCGGTCAAAACCTATTTTAAAGAGCTAATTGAAAAACATAGTGCGCTATTTAATGAACTGGGTGTGGATTTCAATAATGGGCTTGGTGATCTCTATAACCGGCTAAGAAACGTTGATGCGGTTACCCGAACTCAAATTGAAGCGGATATTGAAGCGGTCTATTCCAAACAACCCGGCCTGGCGATGGTGGATTCCAATAAGGGGATTACCAATTTCCATGTCCCATCCGATGTCATCGTTGATGCTTCCATGCCTGCCATGATTCGTGCAGGGGGCAAGATGTGGAATAAAGATGGCGAACAACAAGACACACTGGCTTTGATCCCGGATCGCTGCTATGCCGGTGTTTACAAAACCGTCATTGATGATTGTAAAGCCAATGGTGCTCTGGACCCAGTCTCGATGGGCAGTGTGCCTAATGTTGGACTGATGGCACAAAAAGCGGAAGAATACGGATCCCATGATAAAACCTTTCAGGCATCAGCTGATGGCAAAATGGTTGTCACCAACCAGCGGGGCGAGATTGTGTTTGAGTTTGAAGTGGAAGCTGGTGATATCTTCCGCATGTGCCAAACGAAAGATGATCCCATCCGTGATTGGGTGAAACTGGCGGTGACTCGGGCACGTCTCTCGAATACCCCGGCCATTTTCTGGCTGGACCAGAACCGGGCTCACGATGCAGGGCTGATCAGCAAGGTGTATCAATATTTATCGGAACACGATACCGATGGACTGGACATCCGGATTTTGGAACCGGTTATAGCCACTCAGATTACGCTTGACAGAATGCGTAAGGGTGAAGACACCATCTCAGTCACGGGTAACGTTTTACGAGATTACAATACGGACTTGTTCCCAATTCTGGAACTGGGCACTTCGGCCAAGATGCTTTCCGTCGTACCACTGATGAAAGGCGGTGGTTTATTTGAAACCGGTGCCGGTGGAACCGCACCGAGACTGCTGGACCAACTCATTGATGAAAATCATTTGAGCTGGGATTCGTTAGGGGAATTGATGGCTCTGGCGGCCTCACTGGAACACTTGGCTAATACCCAAAACAATGCCCTGGCTAAAGTGCTGGCTGACACATTGGATGCTGCTACCGGAAAGCTGTTGCAGGAAAACAAAACCCCAAAAGAACAGACCGGTACACTGGATAACCGTGGTAGCCATTTTTATCTCGCCATGTTTTGGGCTCAGAAACTGGCAGAACAGGGTGAAAACCCGGTACTGAGGAAAATCTTTACACCGATCGCTCAGGCAATGATTGAAAACGAAGCCAGGATTATTGAAGACCTCATCGAGGTGCAGGGAAAGCCGGTGGAGATGGGGGGGTATTATTTGCCTGATGATGCGATGATGTTGAATATTATGCGTCCAAGTGTGACGTTTAATCAGATCCTTGCCGAATTAATTTAG
- a CDS encoding ABC transporter ATP-binding protein, whose amino-acid sequence MIEIHNLSVHYAQKKVVDDLSLTLGEAELLTLVGPTGCGKTTILQALAGLIPISEGVIKLGSQAVTAKNTLVPEKRHVGMVFQDFALFPHLTVEQNISFKLKDLNLVDHWINLLGLNPWRHAKPANLSGGQKQRVALARTLAHEPTFVLLDEPLSNLDAALKDDLRWEIRNTLKAAGVPAIWVTHDQEEALSVGDRIGILRDGRLEQIGSPESCYSKPANRFVARFLGEASFLPGVLKPDSNIVATQLGNAPATPVDSASGEVDLLLRPDDLSLNLDEQGNGEVIWSRYEGSARLYAVKTDNGATVKIRCSHENIAIPGQRVMLHITTTHPLAVFARMAN is encoded by the coding sequence ATGATTGAAATTCATAATCTGTCTGTCCATTATGCTCAGAAAAAAGTCGTGGATGATCTCAGCCTGACACTGGGTGAGGCTGAATTACTGACACTGGTTGGTCCAACTGGGTGCGGTAAAACCACTATTCTTCAAGCGCTTGCTGGACTGATTCCGATCTCTGAAGGAGTCATCAAGCTTGGCTCTCAGGCAGTGACCGCGAAGAATACGCTGGTGCCGGAAAAACGTCATGTTGGTATGGTCTTTCAGGACTTCGCGCTGTTTCCTCACCTAACCGTTGAACAGAACATCAGTTTCAAGTTGAAAGACCTGAATCTGGTTGATCACTGGATAAATCTGCTGGGACTTAACCCCTGGCGACATGCTAAGCCGGCTAATTTATCGGGGGGGCAGAAACAGCGTGTGGCTCTGGCCCGCACATTAGCCCATGAACCAACATTTGTACTGCTGGATGAGCCATTATCTAATCTTGATGCGGCACTCAAAGACGATTTACGTTGGGAAATACGCAATACTCTCAAAGCTGCTGGTGTTCCGGCGATATGGGTCACTCATGATCAAGAAGAAGCGCTATCCGTTGGAGATAGAATTGGTATTCTGCGTGATGGTCGGCTGGAGCAAATCGGCTCGCCGGAAAGCTGTTACAGCAAACCGGCCAATCGATTTGTTGCCCGTTTCCTCGGAGAGGCCAGTTTCTTGCCCGGTGTACTGAAGCCGGACAGTAATATTGTTGCCACACAATTAGGCAACGCGCCAGCAACACCAGTTGATAGCGCATCGGGTGAGGTTGATTTGTTGTTGCGTCCGGATGACCTTTCACTGAACCTGGACGAACAAGGTAATGGTGAAGTTATCTGGAGCCGCTATGAAGGGAGTGCTCGTCTCTACGCAGTTAAAACAGATAATGGTGCTACAGTCAAAATTCGCTGCAGTCATGAAAATATCGCTATTCCCGGACAGCGTGTCATGCTACATATCACGACCACTCATCCTTTAGCCGTTTTTGCCCGTATGGCCAATTAA
- a CDS encoding ABC transporter permease: MTRWSPSYPLAFVISLLALMPVLVLMVLATDSPQLFDARNLQILSNTLSLMVFTAVGAILIGVPLALLTAYVKLPWAKFWLVLLAAPLAIPSYIGAFTLYAAFGPGGEIDQLTGLATPAFDGLFGSSVVMALYTYPFVMLTVRASLLSLDASLVHAARTLGMSLFSSIWYVILPRITNGIAAGALLAAMYALSDFGTPAILRLDTFTRMIYVEYNSFGLSQAAMLSLQLLVIVGLILFLESRVIGTHERPGKSLSLWPGRLRTALMLLACLPVVILAILLPLTIFGIWLWREGVGNFELIYAWNSAYAALFASIATVLFALPVAQAAISGKFGRLMERVSFLGFGVPGIVMGTALVYVGLQFSVLYQTMALLVIAYVMRFLPLAVGAIRSTSERLDPSLVRAARLLGASRKEAFRRITFPLSIRGIVAGAALVFLEVMRELPATLILSPFDFETLATYLWRVYEAGYFGQAAIPGLLLVVISVLALAVMFYGERWNQTDVLEDTYHS; encoded by the coding sequence ATGACACGATGGTCCCCGTCCTATCCCCTGGCATTTGTCATTTCTCTGCTGGCGTTAATGCCGGTATTAGTCTTGATGGTACTGGCAACAGACAGTCCACAACTGTTTGATGCGCGTAATCTTCAAATCCTAAGTAACACACTATCATTGATGGTGTTCACCGCCGTCGGTGCGATTTTAATCGGGGTTCCGTTGGCTTTATTGACGGCCTATGTCAAGTTGCCGTGGGCAAAGTTTTGGCTGGTATTACTGGCTGCCCCTCTAGCCATTCCCAGTTATATAGGTGCTTTTACACTTTATGCCGCTTTCGGCCCCGGTGGGGAAATAGACCAGCTGACAGGGCTGGCCACACCGGCTTTTGATGGTTTATTCGGCTCCAGCGTGGTGATGGCTTTATATACTTATCCCTTTGTAATGCTGACTGTGCGGGCCTCCTTACTGAGTCTTGATGCCAGTCTGGTGCATGCGGCACGCACCTTGGGAATGTCTCTGTTCAGTAGCATCTGGTATGTCATTTTACCTCGTATTACCAACGGAATTGCAGCGGGTGCTTTGCTGGCAGCTATGTATGCCTTGTCTGATTTCGGAACACCAGCGATCCTGCGGTTGGATACTTTTACCAGAATGATTTATGTCGAATACAATAGTTTTGGTCTGAGTCAGGCGGCGATGCTTTCTCTACAGTTACTAGTGATTGTCGGCTTAATTCTATTTCTGGAGTCACGTGTTATTGGCACCCACGAGCGACCCGGAAAATCATTATCCTTATGGCCTGGACGCTTGAGAACAGCGTTGATGTTACTGGCTTGTCTGCCGGTGGTAATTCTGGCGATTTTGTTGCCTCTGACGATATTTGGCATCTGGTTATGGCGCGAGGGGGTTGGCAACTTCGAACTGATTTATGCGTGGAACTCTGCGTATGCAGCACTATTCGCCTCAATTGCCACGGTGCTTTTTGCTTTACCAGTGGCACAAGCCGCTATCAGTGGTAAGTTTGGCAGGCTGATGGAACGGGTCAGCTTTCTTGGGTTTGGTGTGCCCGGCATTGTGATGGGAACAGCACTGGTCTATGTTGGTCTGCAGTTTTCAGTGCTCTACCAGACAATGGCTTTATTGGTTATAGCTTATGTAATGCGTTTTCTGCCACTGGCGGTGGGTGCGATTCGATCTACTTCCGAACGGCTTGATCCCAGCCTGGTCAGAGCGGCACGGTTACTGGGTGCCAGTCGCAAAGAAGCTTTCAGACGAATCACTTTCCCGTTGAGTATTCGGGGTATCGTCGCTGGGGCGGCTTTAGTCTTCCTCGAAGTCATGCGAGAATTACCGGCGACACTAATCCTGAGTCCCTTTGATTTTGAAACTCTGGCAACCTATCTGTGGCGAGTTTATGAAGCAGGTTACTTTGGGCAGGCTGCCATCCCGGGCCTGTTGCTAGTGGTGATTTCCGTCCTTGCGCTTGCTGTTATGTTCTACGGTGAACGCTGGAATCAAACTGATGTACTAGAAGATACCTATCATTCATGA
- a CDS encoding substrate-binding domain-containing protein, translating to MQRRTFMQSMATLAAAGALPLSINQVLADPHSAVSVEDLPKLKGELTLYLGRGEGGLYENVIKAIEDRNPDFKLRIRRGPTASLTNAVLAEAKAGVRRVDVFWAVDSGAIGMVTAAGLAKSLPEDLIGQLKPAFRFADWAPITGRIRTIPYNTERFNAEVIPQDIMALPDSHFSIGWAPAYAAFQSFVTAMRLLEGDKVTTAWLQAMNKKAKQYAGELGVVMAVERGEVDIGLANHYYTLRLKAGKPDAHVDLAFTRDDAGCLVNTSGILALKEGELPVNFIRYLLTREVQAYLAEEACEIPLVNNVPLPEGLPSLKTINPPNIDLTRLADLRPTIDLMRNAGVL from the coding sequence ATGCAACGCAGAACCTTTATGCAATCCATGGCAACGCTAGCCGCTGCTGGCGCTTTGCCACTTAGTATCAATCAGGTACTGGCCGATCCGCACAGTGCTGTCTCCGTGGAGGATTTGCCCAAGTTGAAAGGAGAGTTGACACTCTATCTTGGCCGAGGGGAGGGGGGATTGTATGAGAATGTGATTAAAGCGATTGAAGACCGCAACCCTGATTTCAAACTACGGATTCGGCGTGGGCCGACAGCATCTTTGACGAATGCTGTTCTGGCTGAAGCCAAAGCGGGGGTGAGGCGGGTAGATGTTTTCTGGGCAGTCGATTCCGGAGCAATTGGAATGGTCACCGCTGCCGGATTGGCAAAAAGTCTACCAGAAGATCTCATTGGTCAATTAAAACCGGCGTTTCGCTTCGCTGACTGGGCTCCCATCACTGGACGGATTCGTACAATCCCATACAATACAGAGCGCTTCAACGCGGAGGTGATTCCTCAGGATATTATGGCGTTACCGGATAGTCATTTCAGTATTGGTTGGGCTCCGGCATATGCCGCGTTTCAATCGTTTGTTACAGCCATGCGTCTTCTGGAAGGGGATAAAGTAACCACAGCGTGGCTGCAGGCCATGAACAAAAAAGCAAAACAATATGCTGGAGAGCTTGGCGTTGTGATGGCTGTTGAGCGTGGTGAGGTCGATATCGGTCTGGCGAATCACTACTACACGCTACGATTGAAAGCAGGTAAGCCAGATGCCCATGTTGATTTAGCTTTTACCCGTGATGATGCAGGCTGTTTGGTCAATACTTCTGGTATTCTGGCGTTGAAAGAAGGTGAGTTACCGGTTAACTTTATTCGATATCTGTTGACTAGGGAAGTACAGGCTTATTTGGCTGAAGAGGCCTGTGAGATTCCACTGGTCAACAATGTACCCCTTCCTGAAGGGTTACCTTCGCTAAAAACCATCAACCCACCGAACATTGATTTGACTCGCCTAGCCGATTTGCGTCCTACCATTGATTTGATGCGAAACGCTGGCGTTCTATGA
- a CDS encoding TonB-dependent receptor family protein: MNLKPKLISSAIMSSLMLMPYAVLAEEDTVDSGKMTVTGILPDRLEAVSGSFSIIDEEYLEERRPISNLERMRSIPGINVVADGSMGFDTNIGIRGQNPRRSAKAMIMEDGMHLQLAPYADPVVHYTTPSQAINRIEVIKGAGQILYGPQTLGGAVNFVTKPVPRNGEIEGSVTSAFGNQGYRMLNGSVGFGNEIGGVMFDFNQNKGDGVYDDAEFDVKDYRFKGELDITGRQTLALKLVHTRDRRNSTEAYLTPFEYDQDPYSHPSIENDEWEQDRDVVQLQHIFRVNDNFKLSSQAYYTDTFRNGLRSTEENEDVLDDNGNITSLFRNCPDEGGEGIPAGNVADISQCGGRHAPRQYYTRGIETRGDLSHSLFGLEHDTIFGVRYHEENVHRQEILAQNAAEREDYDLALANNPDDVEEGFYKTNALSYYMQNTTYVGNWSFTPGFRVEDVRTSETIFDGGVQDSRESLSYTEFLPSFGLTWNGIANTTIFAGIHKGIAPARADREFSEDGGRAEPEESTLYEVGVRSTYFKGISFETALFHNDIKNTLIDFGNTFDNSGDSKQTGIEVAGRVDFGDIYGWSNNIYLSGAYTNLWTAEYEDGPDPTINGNRMQYAPEHLLNIDLGYEHQSGVHARIGVQHVSKQFVDDGNTRVEDVSGLQGTIPSFTIWNATVNYRVPNTGVTLFTGVENLFDKEYLASRNEGKLAGRERLYYGGITYNF; this comes from the coding sequence ATGAATCTAAAACCAAAACTCATCAGCTCCGCGATAATGTCATCGCTGATGCTGATGCCTTATGCCGTTCTGGCTGAGGAAGATACTGTTGATTCGGGCAAAATGACTGTTACAGGAATTCTGCCGGACCGCTTGGAAGCTGTTTCAGGCTCTTTCAGTATCATTGATGAGGAATATCTGGAAGAACGTCGGCCGATATCTAACCTGGAAAGGATGAGATCAATACCAGGCATCAATGTAGTTGCTGACGGCAGTATGGGGTTTGATACCAATATTGGTATCCGTGGCCAAAACCCACGTCGTAGCGCCAAAGCAATGATTATGGAAGATGGTATGCATTTACAATTGGCTCCATATGCCGATCCCGTTGTGCATTACACCACCCCATCACAAGCCATTAACCGTATTGAGGTCATTAAAGGTGCAGGTCAAATCCTTTATGGACCACAAACGCTTGGTGGTGCCGTGAACTTTGTCACCAAACCCGTTCCACGTAACGGTGAAATTGAAGGAAGTGTCACCTCCGCTTTTGGTAACCAAGGTTATCGTATGCTGAACGGCAGCGTTGGTTTTGGTAATGAAATTGGCGGAGTTATGTTTGATTTCAACCAGAACAAAGGTGACGGTGTTTATGACGATGCTGAGTTTGATGTTAAAGACTACCGTTTTAAAGGTGAGCTGGATATTACCGGCCGCCAAACGCTTGCTTTAAAACTGGTCCACACTCGTGACCGTCGCAATTCAACTGAGGCCTACTTAACCCCATTTGAATATGATCAAGATCCTTATTCCCACCCGTCCATTGAAAACGATGAATGGGAACAAGATCGTGATGTCGTTCAGTTACAACATATTTTCAGAGTGAATGATAACTTTAAGCTGAGTTCTCAAGCGTATTACACCGATACCTTCCGTAATGGTTTACGCAGTACCGAAGAAAATGAAGATGTGCTAGATGATAACGGTAATATCACTTCTTTATTTAGAAATTGTCCAGATGAAGGTGGTGAAGGTATACCGGCGGGTAACGTGGCTGATATCAGTCAATGCGGCGGTCGTCACGCACCTCGTCAATACTATACTCGTGGCATAGAAACCCGGGGCGACTTGTCGCACAGTCTGTTTGGCCTTGAGCATGACACTATCTTTGGAGTGCGTTACCACGAAGAAAATGTGCATCGTCAGGAAATCCTGGCACAAAATGCTGCTGAACGTGAAGACTATGATTTGGCGTTAGCCAATAATCCGGATGATGTTGAAGAAGGATTTTATAAAACTAACGCACTGTCTTACTACATGCAAAATACTACGTATGTAGGTAATTGGTCTTTCACCCCAGGCTTTCGTGTGGAAGATGTACGTACCAGTGAAACCATCTTTGATGGCGGCGTTCAAGATAGTCGTGAAAGCCTGTCCTACACAGAGTTTTTGCCAAGCTTTGGTTTAACCTGGAATGGCATTGCTAACACAACCATCTTTGCCGGTATTCATAAAGGTATTGCACCAGCACGAGCAGACCGTGAATTTAGTGAAGATGGTGGCCGAGCTGAACCAGAAGAAAGCACCTTGTATGAAGTAGGTGTACGCAGTACCTATTTCAAAGGCATCAGCTTTGAAACAGCGCTGTTCCATAACGATATTAAAAATACACTGATTGATTTTGGTAATACGTTTGATAACAGCGGCGACAGCAAACAAACCGGTATTGAAGTAGCGGGTCGTGTTGATTTCGGTGATATTTATGGCTGGTCAAATAACATTTATTTGTCAGGGGCGTATACCAATCTTTGGACTGCTGAATATGAAGATGGTCCAGATCCAACAATTAACGGAAACAGAATGCAATATGCACCTGAGCACCTGTTAAACATTGACCTCGGCTATGAACATCAAAGCGGCGTACATGCTCGAATCGGTGTACAACACGTCAGTAAACAATTTGTTGATGATGGAAATACTCGCGTCGAAGATGTTAGCGGTCTTCAGGGAACCATTCCAAGCTTTACTATCTGGAATGCTACGGTTAATTACCGCGTGCCGAATACTGGTGTAACGTTATTTACCGGAGTTGAAAACCTGTTTGATAAAGAGTACCTAGCCAGCCGTAACGAAGGTAAGTTAGCGGGTCGAGAACGTCTTTACTACGGTGGTATTACTTATAACTTTTAA
- a CDS encoding plastocyanin/azurin family copper-binding protein, with product MKYGKSLIAAAIGAASMFSMTAFAETHVVTTAGMKFEPLVVKIAPGDTVQWENMPTHNVETIDGLVPEGTEKINSSMGENYQHTFEKEGIYVYKCTPHIGAGMGGAIIVGEPTNLDVLKAADAKGGVGRVVKKAISEAEAM from the coding sequence ATGAAATATGGCAAATCACTGATCGCGGCAGCAATAGGTGCTGCATCTATGTTTTCGATGACTGCTTTTGCTGAGACCCATGTGGTTACGACTGCTGGTATGAAGTTTGAGCCTTTAGTGGTCAAAATTGCACCAGGTGATACCGTTCAATGGGAAAATATGCCCACTCATAATGTTGAAACAATTGATGGTTTAGTGCCAGAAGGTACAGAAAAAATCAATTCTTCCATGGGTGAAAACTACCAACATACTTTTGAAAAAGAAGGTATTTACGTTTATAAATGTACTCCACATATTGGCGCCGGTATGGGTGGTGCCATTATTGTTGGTGAACCAACAAACCTGGATGTTCTTAAAGCTGCCGATGCAAAAGGTGGGGTTGGTCGAGTGGTTAAAAAAGCCATTTCTGAAGCTGAAGCAATGTAA